A stretch of the Desulfobacter sp. genome encodes the following:
- a CDS encoding CoA pyrophosphatase — translation MDQARCTKQIQSAIETADHPLPPDPELYQPTSVMALFLFNSDPSLLFIQKADTQGYPWRNQMAFPGGHVDKKDASPKATALRELNEEMGIIADNVAVTGSIGHFQTLNNKDIQAFTGIWNQKDQICFDREEISRVFKIPFALLETIHKEKGYAGRQPSIMKLTYPYEDVVIWGVTAKILHHLIEVVQGFRG, via the coding sequence ATGGACCAGGCAAGATGTACAAAACAAATTCAATCCGCCATTGAGACGGCAGACCACCCCCTGCCCCCGGACCCTGAACTTTACCAGCCCACCTCTGTAATGGCCCTGTTTTTATTCAATTCAGACCCCAGTCTTCTCTTTATCCAGAAGGCAGATACCCAAGGCTATCCCTGGAGAAACCAGATGGCGTTTCCAGGGGGGCATGTGGACAAAAAGGATGCCTCCCCAAAGGCGACCGCCCTAAGGGAGCTGAATGAAGAGATGGGTATCATTGCCGACAATGTTGCGGTCACAGGATCCATCGGGCATTTTCAGACCCTGAACAACAAGGATATCCAGGCATTTACCGGAATATGGAATCAAAAGGACCAGATTTGTTTTGACCGGGAAGAAATTTCCAGGGTCTTTAAAATTCCCTTTGCCCTGCTTGAAACAATTCACAAAGAAAAAGGCTATGCCGGGCGCCAGCCCAGTATCATGAAATTGACCTATCCTTACGAAGATGTGGTGATCTGGGGGGTGACGGCTAAAATTCTCCACCACCTCATTGAAGTGGTCCAGGGATTCAGGGGATAA
- a CDS encoding DUF1722 domain-containing protein, with the protein MRIWDIDPGFLNAPSLLGEHRELHGLFSIHMNHKKGYSRHPETLRWKTALTGLFQRHEILVREMQLRGMNHKSPLEKPGGTLVWPESWIDLPHVQFGLLRAKYEGKPHGRIPLPDNCQNLWAFHKYSVMARDPGLYKQIGPAVARNNIRFDDLALLVTGLLRQPPAVGRMRNVLDHMWGYVSGFSRLWPETLDLAAQFKEIQVLSLDYDITYLIASTALSEIGAWI; encoded by the coding sequence ATGCGTATTTGGGATATTGATCCGGGATTTTTAAATGCCCCGAGCCTTTTGGGAGAACACCGGGAACTCCACGGCCTTTTTTCCATCCACATGAATCATAAAAAAGGCTACTCCCGGCACCCGGAGACCTTGAGGTGGAAAACCGCGCTCACAGGGCTGTTCCAGCGCCACGAAATTCTGGTCCGGGAGATGCAGCTGCGCGGGATGAATCATAAAAGCCCCCTGGAAAAACCTGGAGGAACCCTGGTCTGGCCGGAATCGTGGATTGATCTTCCCCATGTGCAGTTTGGCCTGCTCAGGGCCAAGTATGAGGGAAAGCCCCATGGCCGGATTCCCCTGCCGGATAACTGCCAAAATCTCTGGGCATTTCACAAATATTCGGTCATGGCCCGGGACCCTGGGCTCTATAAACAGATCGGGCCGGCGGTTGCCCGAAACAATATCAGGTTTGACGATCTTGCCCTGTTGGTCACAGGCCTGCTGAGACAGCCCCCTGCCGTGGGGCGGATGAGAAACGTGCTGGATCATATGTGGGGATATGTCTCGGGATTCAGCCGGCTTTGGCCTGAAACTCTTGATTTGGCAGCTCAGTTCAAAGAAATTCAGGTGCTGAGCCTGGATTATGATATTACCTATTTAATAGCGTCTACGGCATTGTCAGAGATAGGGGCCTGGATTTAA
- the htpG gene encoding molecular chaperone HtpG: protein MGAKKTRKFKTEVQQLLHLIIHSLYSNKEIFVRELISNASDAIDKARFKEQTEPDLFAEDTDFHIRLSADKEAKTFTVSDNGIGMTFDEVNDNIGTIAQSGTAAFMEALEKSKNETGLSPELIGQFGVGFYSAFIVADKVRLDTRAPGEEKGTRWESDGQGSYTLEEIEKPGRGTEITLFLKDPEEGDQDFTEEYTIQNIVKKHSDFVTYPVIMNLEKSEPIPENEIVKDSEGKPIGDTYKKVRSDETLNSMKAIWAKAKDEVTEDEHKEFYKHISHNWDDPCETIHKKFEGVTEYDVLMYLPAKAPMDLFRPERKHGMQLYCKRVFIMDDCKELLPEYLGFVQGIVDAPDLNLNVSREILQEDRLVRNIRKNLTKQIFSTLESMDKEKYEEFYGEFGQALKAGIPTDFANKERLAALLRYKTTKSGEEYVTLDQYIENMKEDQKEIYFLTGESLTSLANSPLLEALKAKDYEVLLMVDPIDEWVTQSLPEYKETKLKSAEKGDLDLDKVDDEKKNEYSALLSFLKGKLEAKVKDVVVSNRLKDSVSCLSGDDWGMSAYMEKIMKASGQQTPDQKRVMEINVNHPVMEKIKALFESDTTNPTLTDYSDLLYDIAVISEGGKLDNPARFSGLLGDLMAKAI, encoded by the coding sequence ATGGGAGCAAAAAAGACACGTAAATTTAAAACCGAAGTCCAGCAGCTGCTGCACCTGATCATCCATTCCCTTTATTCAAACAAGGAAATTTTTGTGCGGGAGCTGATTTCAAACGCCTCTGATGCCATTGACAAGGCAAGGTTCAAGGAACAAACCGAACCTGATCTCTTTGCCGAAGATACTGATTTTCATATCCGTCTGTCCGCAGACAAAGAGGCCAAGACCTTTACCGTTTCAGACAACGGCATCGGCATGACTTTTGACGAGGTCAACGACAACATCGGTACAATTGCCCAGTCCGGCACGGCAGCCTTTATGGAAGCCTTGGAAAAATCTAAAAATGAGACAGGCCTTTCCCCTGAACTCATCGGCCAGTTTGGGGTGGGATTTTATTCCGCCTTTATCGTGGCGGACAAGGTCCGTCTGGATACACGGGCACCGGGAGAGGAAAAAGGCACACGCTGGGAATCTGACGGCCAGGGATCCTATACCCTGGAAGAGATTGAAAAACCGGGACGGGGTACTGAAATCACCCTGTTTCTCAAGGATCCTGAAGAGGGTGACCAGGATTTTACCGAAGAGTATACCATCCAGAATATCGTGAAAAAGCATTCTGACTTTGTCACCTATCCTGTGATCATGAACCTGGAAAAGAGCGAGCCCATCCCTGAAAATGAAATCGTCAAGGACTCAGAGGGCAAACCCATTGGGGATACCTATAAAAAGGTCAGGTCCGATGAAACCCTTAACTCCATGAAAGCCATCTGGGCCAAGGCAAAAGACGAGGTCACAGAGGATGAGCACAAGGAGTTTTACAAGCATATTTCCCACAATTGGGATGACCCCTGCGAGACCATTCACAAAAAATTTGAAGGGGTGACCGAGTATGATGTACTCATGTACCTGCCGGCCAAAGCCCCCATGGATCTGTTCCGTCCCGAGCGCAAACACGGGATGCAGCTTTACTGCAAACGGGTCTTTATCATGGACGACTGCAAGGAACTGCTGCCCGAGTACCTGGGATTTGTCCAGGGCATCGTGGACGCTCCGGACCTCAACCTTAACGTGAGCCGTGAAATTCTACAAGAAGACCGGCTGGTGAGAAACATCCGCAAAAACCTGACCAAGCAGATTTTTTCCACCCTGGAATCCATGGACAAGGAAAAATACGAAGAGTTCTACGGTGAATTCGGCCAGGCCCTGAAAGCAGGGATTCCGACGGACTTTGCCAACAAGGAACGTCTGGCCGCCCTGTTGCGGTACAAGACCACCAAGTCCGGCGAAGAGTATGTCACTTTGGATCAGTACATTGAGAACATGAAAGAGGATCAAAAAGAAATTTATTTTCTCACCGGAGAAAGCCTGACCTCCCTTGCCAACTCTCCTCTGCTCGAAGCCCTCAAGGCCAAGGATTACGAAGTGCTGCTCATGGTGGATCCCATTGATGAGTGGGTGACCCAGTCCTTGCCCGAGTACAAGGAAACCAAACTCAAGAGTGCTGAAAAAGGGGACCTGGATTTAGACAAGGTCGATGATGAAAAGAAAAATGAATATTCTGCCCTGCTCTCCTTTTTAAAAGGCAAGCTTGAAGCAAAGGTCAAGGATGTTGTGGTTTCCAACCGCCTCAAAGACTCTGTCTCCTGCCTTTCCGGCGATGACTGGGGCATGAGCGCCTATATGGAAAAGATCATGAAAGCCTCTGGCCAGCAGACCCCGGACCAGAAGCGGGTGATGGAGATCAATGTCAACCACCCGGTCATGGAAAAGATCAAGGCATTGTTCGAGTCTGATACCACCAACCCCACACTTACGGATTATTCAGACCTGCTCTATGATATTGCCGTGATTTCAGAAGGTGGAAAACTGGACAACCCCGCCCGGTTCTCAGGACTTTTAGGGGATCTCATGGCCAAGGCCATATGA
- the rimO gene encoding 30S ribosomal protein S12 methylthiotransferase RimO, with translation MIVYLETLGCSRNQVDSEIMLGKLIAAGHETTSDPAAAQVIIVNTCGFISTASDEAVEVILEMGAYKKTGACERLIATGCLAQRYKDDPDLVNSLPEVDAFLGTAACDQITAAVEGKDATPLALFPDPNLRGFQAPEDSRALLSQGFAYIKVSEGCNRHCTYCIIPSLRGKQRSRPVEDICAEAVDLVSKGVKEIILTAENTTDYGQDLENREVGFHTVLAQLSAAVKRADPHAWIRFLYTHPSTLDERIIKTVRDHSNICSYYDVPVQHAASSVLRRMGRPYTRENLMDLFRSIRLNDPDASLRTTIIVGFPGETDQEFEILMDFIKEVKFDHLGVFTYSDSQDLSSHLLKDHIDPEIAEQRQDTLMVAQAKISESLNQRHVGQTYPVLVEESPEPGVYIGRTQFQAPEVDGMTFIYSDGLDMATLVQVRITDAFEYDIAGERA, from the coding sequence ATGATTGTTTATCTTGAAACCCTCGGCTGTTCACGCAATCAGGTGGACAGCGAGATCATGCTGGGCAAGCTTATTGCGGCCGGACACGAGACCACCTCGGATCCGGCCGCAGCCCAGGTGATTATTGTGAATACCTGCGGATTTATTTCAACCGCCTCTGATGAGGCGGTTGAAGTGATTCTGGAGATGGGGGCGTATAAAAAGACCGGGGCCTGTGAACGCCTGATCGCCACCGGCTGCCTGGCCCAGCGGTACAAGGATGATCCGGATCTGGTCAATAGCCTGCCCGAGGTGGATGCCTTTTTGGGCACGGCGGCCTGCGATCAGATCACGGCTGCTGTGGAAGGAAAAGACGCCACTCCCCTGGCCCTGTTTCCCGATCCCAACCTGAGAGGGTTCCAGGCTCCGGAAGATTCAAGGGCGCTTCTCTCCCAGGGCTTTGCCTATATTAAAGTCTCAGAAGGGTGCAACCGCCACTGCACCTATTGTATTATTCCCTCCCTTCGGGGAAAACAGCGGTCCCGGCCGGTGGAAGATATTTGCGCCGAAGCCGTTGATTTGGTGTCAAAGGGGGTCAAAGAGATCATCCTGACTGCCGAGAACACCACGGATTACGGCCAGGACCTGGAAAACCGGGAAGTCGGATTTCATACGGTATTGGCACAGCTTTCAGCGGCGGTAAAAAGAGCGGATCCCCATGCCTGGATCCGGTTTTTATACACCCATCCGTCCACCTTGGATGAACGCATCATCAAGACCGTCCGCGACCATTCAAATATCTGTTCCTATTATGATGTGCCTGTCCAGCATGCAGCCTCGTCTGTGCTCCGGCGCATGGGACGACCCTATACCCGGGAAAATCTCATGGACCTGTTCAGGTCCATCAGGCTAAATGACCCGGATGCCAGCCTGAGAACCACCATCATCGTGGGATTCCCCGGGGAGACCGACCAGGAGTTTGAAATTTTGATGGATTTTATCAAAGAGGTGAAGTTTGATCATTTGGGGGTATTTACCTATTCAGACTCCCAGGATCTTTCATCCCACCTATTAAAGGATCATATTGACCCGGAGATTGCCGAACAGCGCCAGGATACCCTTATGGTGGCCCAGGCCAAGATTTCCGAGTCCTTGAACCAGCGCCATGTGGGGCAAACCTATCCTGTGCTGGTCGAGGAAAGCCCCGAACCCGGGGTCTATATCGGCAGAACCCAGTTCCAGGCCCCGGAGGTGGACGGGATGACATTTATTTATTCAGATGGCCTGGACATGGCCACCCTTGTTCAGGTAAGAATAACAGATGCATTTGAATATGATATTGCCGGGGAGAGGGCATGA
- a CDS encoding polyprenyl synthetase family protein yields the protein MSVDIKSEILQLAAQDLEQVETALEKNLAPNLDLVKTIASHLLFAGGKRLRPLLMIHSARLCGYETGFEILFSTIFEYLHAATLLHDDVVDGADKRRGKKAAHTLWDAPKVVLTGDFLLAQALDIAAQTQSPRVISVIAHITQAMSQGEIVQMEKKGDPNLLEQEYNQIIERKTAVLIQGACQTGAIVAQAAPEKEAALKAYGYHMGMAFQMADDLLDYTATAEDLGKNPGADLREGKLTLPLIYSLAKAEDPDRDFILACLADTGFEPGQFKGLKQRLEDLGGISYTRDQAIFHVEKAKAGLEMFDSSPSKQLLTLIADYSIQRKV from the coding sequence ATGAGTGTTGATATAAAATCAGAGATTCTACAGCTTGCAGCCCAGGACCTTGAACAGGTGGAAACAGCCCTTGAAAAGAACCTGGCCCCCAACCTTGATCTGGTCAAAACAATTGCCTCCCATCTGCTCTTTGCAGGCGGGAAAAGGCTCCGTCCCCTGCTCATGATCCATTCGGCAAGGCTTTGCGGGTATGAGACCGGATTTGAAATCTTGTTTTCCACCATTTTTGAATACCTCCATGCCGCCACCCTGCTCCACGACGATGTGGTGGACGGGGCAGACAAACGAAGGGGTAAAAAAGCGGCCCACACCCTTTGGGATGCTCCCAAGGTGGTGCTGACCGGGGATTTTCTCTTGGCCCAGGCCCTGGACATTGCCGCCCAGACCCAGTCTCCCCGAGTGATTTCCGTGATTGCCCATATCACCCAGGCCATGTCCCAGGGCGAGATTGTCCAGATGGAGAAAAAGGGGGATCCAAATCTTTTAGAACAAGAATACAACCAGATCATTGAGCGCAAAACAGCCGTGCTCATCCAGGGGGCCTGCCAGACCGGGGCCATTGTGGCCCAGGCCGCACCTGAAAAGGAGGCGGCCCTTAAAGCCTATGGATATCACATGGGCATGGCCTTTCAAATGGCAGATGATCTCCTTGATTATACGGCCACGGCCGAGGACCTGGGGAAAAATCCCGGCGCGGATCTGCGGGAGGGCAAGCTGACCCTGCCCCTGATCTACAGCCTGGCAAAGGCAGAAGACCCGGATAGAGATTTCATCCTGGCCTGTCTGGCAGATACAGGGTTTGAACCTGGACAATTTAAGGGGCTTAAACAGCGGCTTGAAGATCTTGGCGGGATTTCCTATACCCGGGACCAGGCCATTTTCCATGTGGAAAAAGCCAAGGCCGGTTTGGAGATGTTTGACTCGTCTCCGTCAAAGCAGCTGCTGACCCTGATTGCAGACTATTCCATCCAAAGAAAGGTGTGA